A genomic region of Rhipicephalus sanguineus isolate Rsan-2018 chromosome 3, BIME_Rsan_1.4, whole genome shotgun sequence contains the following coding sequences:
- the LOC119385125 gene encoding junction-mediating and -regulatory protein-like, producing MLEDQTKFGRSTFELYGMQRLQKLEVFVCQERLKLLGAIKITRELQHGKITKMLEQQALRGQCTLDEMEEEVYRSQLGIFDVSLEMLKEEEDILRRQKDILDRAWQEELDEGIFYDAVEERDQLEDELEMESSGPMSRRDRLKLRLNRLYRKRAILRNKRKACVAEHQKKAKRKEEKKNRIKQHHAVHIRREEIRKELEMNHERIDSERRKTLERLREYKKKYQNGKRGGDGTMLEPNEEGVSRSPSPRSPRPSSRLQNGTAADKRKAFRISSENTKEKKDELSLPVAPPPPPPPPAVQLPPPPPPPPPPPPPPPPPLMPALTPAALNQIPLTALKKPGPKQDLPKPNQAESSKTINLAEILAARGKLKKAATSSDDDKNRNSATGGQSKDFGAVLKAALTKINMAAHGPDNSDHESENSDFE from the exons ATGCTTGAAGACCAGACAAAGTTTGGTCGGTCGACGTTTGAGCTGTACGGTATGCAACGCCTTCAGAAGCTGGAAGTGTTCGTCTGTCAGGAGCGGCTCAAGCTACTGGGTGCCATCAAAATCACCCGAGAGCTGCAGCACGGCAAGATCACCAAAATG CTGGAACAGCAAGCATTGCGTGGTCAGTGCACGCTGGACGAGATGGAAGAAGAAGTGTATCGCTCCCAGCTGGGCATATTTGATGTAAGCTTGGAGATGCTCAAGGAGGAGGAGGACATACTACGAAGACAGAAGGACATCCTTGACCGTGCTTGGCAAG AGGAGCTGGATGAGGGCATCTTTTATGATGCGGTGGAGGAACGAGATCAGCTTGAGGACGAACTTGAGATGGAAAGCAGCGGCCCCATGTCGAGGCGAGACCGACTCAAGCTTCGACTTAACAGGCTCTACAGGAAGCGAGCCATCCTCAGAAACAAGCGG AAAGCCTGCGTTGCTGAACACCAAAAgaaggcgaagagaaaggaagaaaagaagaatcGCATTAAGCAGCATCACGCTGTCCATATA AGACGAGAAGAGATACGCAAGGAGTTGGAGATGAACCATGAACGCATTGATAGTGAGCGCAGGAAGACGCTGGAAAGGCTCAGAGAATACAAAAAG AAATACCAGAATGGCAAAAGAGGCGGCGATGGCACTATGCTGGAGCCCAACGAGGAAGGGGTGTCGAGGTCGCCATCTCCGAGGAGCCCGAGACCCAGTTCGAGGCTCCAGAATGGCACTGCGGCAGACAAAAGGAAAGCATTCAGAATATCCTCGGAGAACACCAAGGAGAAGAAGGACGAGCTCTCTTTGCCTGTCGCGCCTCCACCACCCCCGCCACCACCTGCGGTGCAGCTCCCACCACCCCCGCCACCTCCGCCTCCTCCCCCACCGCCTCCACCACCTCCACTGATGCCAGCATTAACG CCGGCTGCCCTAAATCAGATTCCACTGACAGCACTCAAGAAGCCTGGACCAAAGCAAGATCTGCCAAAGCCTAACCAAGCAGAATCTAGCAAGACTATCAACCTAGCAGAAATCCTTGCTGCTCGGGGCAAACTCAAGAAAGCGGCTACTTCCTctgacgacgacaaaaatagaAATTCAG CCACTGGAGGTCAATCCAAGGACTTCGGTGCAGTTCTTAAAGCAGCCCTAACGAAAATTAACATGGCTGCGCACGGACCTGACAACTCTGACCATGAGAGCGAAAACAGTGATTTTGAATAG